One endosymbiont 'TC1' of Trimyema compressum genomic window, AAAACACTATGTCCTTTGTTTTCTAAAAATTCTTTTAAGAGTTGCGCCTGAGTTGTTTTTCCAGATCCATCAACACCTTCAAATGTAATAAACAAGATCAATTCCTCCCACTATTAAATCCATTTAATTAAAATTGGTAAAGGTTGCCATAAGCTTTCTGGATTTTTGCCAACCCTTGCCTTTTATTATAGCATTTTTGCTATTTCAAAACAAAATATTTCTTCAACCTTCAAGGCTTACATAGGATTTATCCGACTTAGCAATTAAGAAACTTGCCACTAGAATAAAAAGAAAGCCTGCAATTTGTAAAGGCATCAATCTTTCATTTAAAACAATTGCCGCTAAAACCAATCCAATCACTGGTTCTGTATTAGCAAAAATCATAACTTCCCCTGCTTCTAAATATTTCATGCTTTTCATGAAAAAATAATTGCCAACGCCATATATTAACAACAAATTCATATCCTGACCTAATATAATTCCCCAATCATAGAAGGGAAATGCAGGTGCAATTGCTAATGTTGCAATTAAAATATAAAAAAGTTAACATTCCAACTGTCATATTTCCTACTGAGTTTTTTTACCCATTACACTAAAAACAGCATACATAATCCCTGAACCAATACCAAATAAAAAGCCCACTAAATTAAAAGAGAAACTCTACTTCCAACTGCACCAACTGCTACGGATACCGTTCCTACTATTACTAAAATAACTGCAATAAGCTTAGCTCTTGTTATTTTTTCTTTCAAATAAAAATGAGCAATTAAAACAGTAAATGCTGGATCAGTGTACATGTAAATAACACCTTGACTGGGCTCCTAAAATATTATAGCTATTAATTAACGTAAGGGCAAAAAGAGTGCCTCCAACTACACCAAACACAATCCATTGGGGCAAATCTTTTTTATCAAAATGAAGCTTTCTTCTTAAAACAATAACAATAACAGTTACTGTTACTAATCCTGCTAAAAGTTTTATACCTGTCATTATAACAGGCGCTACACCTGCAACAAGTACAGACCTTGCTAGGACACTTTGGAGTCCATAAACAAATGTAGCAATCATCACAAATGCAAATCCTTTTAATCGATTTTTATTAGTAGCCATTATTACACCATCCCTATCTTTTCTTATTTTATCACCATAATTTTGTCTTCAGATAATTGATGATTACCATGAAATGCACCTTTATTTAAAAGAATATTTTCAATAATACTAGCATCTATTATTTCCCCTGGCACTAATAAAGGTATTCCAGGAGGATAAGGCGTATAAAATTCACCACTTATTCTGCCAATAGAAGTCTCCAGGTCAACCAATATTTTACTTTCATAAAAAGCTTCTCCTGGTAATAGACAAATCTTAGGAATATGGATAGATGATTCATTTTTAGAAAATGAATCATCTAAATGCCATATTTCACTTACTTGAGAAAACACTTCCAAACAGTATTCATACATCCAAGGCTCATCATAAATTGTCAGAATGCCTAAAAGATAATGGTTCCCTTCAACCTCATAAAAAATACCTTTTTGCTTTAAATAGCTAACTAATTTATTACCTTCAATATATTGATTATATTCTATGAGTAACTTTGAAATATCATCTGTTTTAATTACTCGAAATCCCTTTATTTGATTAATTGAATCCTTAAAATTTTTCATAGCTTCATTTTTTTTCTCTAAATTACACTTATCTAAATCATCTAGTGATGTCTCTACCGAAAGAATATGAGGAAAAGATGGGCTAGTAGTCTGGTAAAAAGGTAAATATTTTTCTATCTTCCTATTCTTTGTTAACAAAACTGATGTTTGATTAAGACCCCCTAATGTTTTATGAAATGAAAAAACTTTAAACTCAATCCAACGGTTCCAAGTCAAACCCATAAAATGCAAATGGCTACCATGAGCACCATCTAAAATAGTTTTTTCACAACCTAAAAGCACCTTTAGATTTTCATAATTTTCCATAAAACCTTCATATGTAGGTGTACAAAAAACAAAAACATCCCCTTTGCCTATTTGCAATTCATAGCCCTCTGACTTAGGCGGACATAAGTAGCCCTCAGAGTTAATATGAGGCTCTAAGTAAACAGGTTGATGATTATTTTGAATTAAGCCATAATAAATAGATTGATGACTACACCTCGGCAAAACTACTTTTTTTTCTTTACCGCAATTCATTAATGTAGCCATTAACAGACCAGTTGAGCCATTAGTTCCAATATAAGCATTAGACTCTCCATAGGATATGCTTAAACGAGAGAGTAGTCCTTTAATACTACTCTCTGGCATTAACAAGTCATCAGTATCTGATAATTCAGTAACATCATAAACAGATTTACAGCCTTTATGTCCTGGCATATGAAAAGATACTTTTTCATTTTCACTGTGATTTTTTAGCATTTCTTTAACAGTAATCATTTTACTTTTGACAAGCCTTTCTCTAAATCACTTATTAAATCTTCACAATCTTCAAATCCAATAGACAACCTAATTAATGAATAATCTATACCAAATAGCGCTCTTTCTTCTCGACTATAACCTCTATGAGTCATTCTCATAGGATGTTCAACTAGGGATTCCACATCCCCTAAGCTAACTGCTAACTTAAATAAATCTAATGATTCCACTAATTGAATCGCTTGACATTCATTTTCATTTATAAGAAAGGAAACCATTCCTCCAAAGTTACTCATTTGTTTTTTTGCCAGCTCATAATCTTTAAAAGATTCTAATCCTGGATAAAAAACTTTCTTCACTGCTTTGTGCTGCTCTAAAAATTTTGCAATTGTCATAGCCGTTTTAGAATGTGCTTCCATTCTAAGACCTAATGTTTTTAACCCTCTATTAAATAACCATCCATTAAAAGGGCTCATAACTGTTCCAAAATGGCACATATATTCAAAACGAATTCTACTATCCTGTTCTTTATCTTTGCAGACAACAACGCCACCTAAAGCATCTCCATGTCCGCCAATATACTTAGTACAACTGTGAACTACAAAATCTGCCCCCTGATTTAATGGTCTTTGTAGAAAAGGAGTAGCAAATGTATTATCTACAACAATTAAAACATTTTCCCCAACTAATTCCCTGATTCTTTCAATAGAAATTATATCAAGAGTGGGATTACAAGGGGTTTCAAAATAAATAACTTTCACCGATTCGTCTAAGGCTTGCTTTACAGCTTTCTCGTCCTTTAAATTTATAAATACCCCTTCAATTCCATAGTCCAGTAATGTCTTTTTTATTAACTCATAACTACTACCATATAAAATTGAATGGGCAATCATTTTATCACCACTTTTTAGCAAAGAAAATAAAAGAGTGGCAATAGCCCCCATTCCTGAAGCAAAAGCAATACTAGAGCTCCCTTCTTCAAGTAATGTCATCCGTTCCTCAAATGCATCTAAAACAGGGTTTCTACCTCGGGTGTAAACATAATCGTTAGACTGACAAGTAAAGGCTGCTTCAGCCTCTTCTATGGAATTAAAATAGAAAGCAGAAGATAATTGAAGAGGCTCAGCAACCCCTTTTTTATAACTATAATCTTCACCATTTTTACCATTTATAGCAATTGTTTTTTTCCCCATAATCACCCTCTCCTTCTTCTAAAACTATCGTTTTATTATATCAATAATAAAGGCCGCCTACAATGACTATATTTAATTTAGAATATCGTTCTTATCAGGAATTATTTTATGTTCCCCTCTACCTCTTGGGTGAATAAAAGGATTTACTTCTTCAGCCTTAAAGTGAACTGGTTCTTTTAAATTTTTATGGGCCTTCTTATCATGAAAAAAAATAAATAACAAAAGGCAATATTAATGTAATTAAAAAACTAATAATAAG contains:
- a CDS encoding EamA family transporter gives rise to the protein MLIATLAIAPAFPFYDWGIILGQDMNLLLIYGVGNYFFMKSMKYLEAGEVMIFANTEPVIGLVLAAIVLNERLMPLQIAGFLFILVASFLIAKSDKSYVSLEG
- a CDS encoding EamA family transporter, which produces MYTDPAFTVLIAHFYLKEKITRAKLIAVILVIVGTVSVAVGAVGSRVSLLI
- a CDS encoding EamA family transporter, whose translation is MATNKNRLKGFAFVMIATFVYGLQSVLARSVLVAGVAPVIMTGIKLLAGLVTVTVIVIVLRRKLHFDKKDLPQWIVFGVVGGTLFALTLINSYNILGAQSRCYLHVH
- a CDS encoding trans-sulfuration enzyme family protein — protein: MGKKTIAINGKNGEDYSYKKGVAEPLQLSSAFYFNSIEEAEAAFTCQSNDYVYTRGRNPVLDAFEERMTLLEEGSSSIAFASGMGAIATLLFSLLKSGDKMIAHSILYGSSYELIKKTLLDYGIEGVFINLKDEKAVKQALDESVKVIYFETPCNPTLDIISIERIRELVGENVLIVVDNTFATPFLQRPLNQGADFVVHSCTKYIGGHGDALGGVVVCKDKEQDSRIRFEYMCHFGTVMSPFNGWLFNRGLKTLGLRMEAHSKTAMTIAKFLEQHKAVKKVFYPGLESFKDYELAKKQMSNFGGMVSFLINENECQAIQLVESLDLFKLAVSLGDVESLVEHPMRMTHRGYSREERALFGIDYSLIRLSIGFEDCEDLISDLEKGLSKVK